One Perognathus longimembris pacificus isolate PPM17 chromosome 2, ASM2315922v1, whole genome shotgun sequence DNA segment encodes these proteins:
- the Paox gene encoding peroxisomal N(1)-acetyl-spermine/spermidine oxidase isoform X1 — MEVQGGGKAEAPGGRRVLVVGGGIAGLGAAQRLCRHPAARNLQILEATARAGGRIRSERSFGGVVELGAHWIHGPSKGNPVFQLAADFGLLGEKELSEENQLVETGGHVGLPSTSCTSSGRRVSLELVAELASLFYGLIDQTREFLHATETPVPSVGEFLKREISQRMASWTEDVETKKLKLAVLNTFFNVECCVSGTHSMDLVALAPFGEYTVLPGLDCTFSRGYQGLTDRLMTSLPKDTVVFNKPVKTIHWNGSFQEAAFPGETFPVLVECEDGACFPAHHVIVTVPLGFLKEHQDIFFEPPLPAEKAESIRKIGFGTNNKIFLEFKEPFWEPGCQFIQVVWEDTSPLEDMTPVLQDAWFKKLIGFVVLPAFESAHVLCGFIAGLESEFMETLSDEEVLLSLTQVLRRVTGDPQLPAPRSVLRSHWHSAPYTCGSYSYVAVGSNGDDIDLLAQPLPVDSARTQLQVLFAGEATHRTFYSTTHGALLSGWREADRLISLWDSQVQQPRPKL; from the exons ATGGAGGTCCAGGGCGGCGGCAAGGCGGAGGCTCCGGGCGGCCGGCGGGTGCTGGTGGTGGGTGGCGGCATCGCGGGGCTGGGCGCGGCGCAGCGGCTCTGCCGCCACCCGGCCGCCCGGAACTTACAGATCCTGGAGGCCACGGCCCGCGCCGGGGGCCGCATCCGTTCGGAGCGCAGTTTCG GTGGCGTGGTGGAGCTGGGCGCGCACTGGATCCACGGGCCCTCCAAGGGCAACCCCGTCTTCCAGCTGGCTGCCGACTTTGGGCTTCTGGGGGAAAAAGAGTTGTCTGAGGAGAACCAGCTGGTGGAAACAGGCGGGCATGTGGGCTTGCCCTCCACATCCTGCACCAGCTCTGGGAGAAGGGtgagcctggagctggtggcagAGCTGGCTAGTCTGTTCTATGGGCTGATAGACCAGACCCGAGAATTCCTGCATGCCACAGAGACTCCGGTGCCCAGCGTTGGGGAGTTCCTCAAGAGGGAGATCAGCCAGCGGATGGCCAGCTGGACGGAGGATGTGGAGACCAAGAAGCTCAAGTTAGCTGTCCTGAATACCTTCTTCAATGTGGAGTGTTGTGTGAGCGGCACCCACAGCATGGACCTGGTGGCCCTGGCCCCTTTTGGGGAGTACACCGTGCTGCCAGGGTTGGACTGCACCTTCTCTAG AGGCTACCAAGGACTCACAGACCGCCTAATGACCTCCTTGCCCAAGGATACAGTGGTTTTTAACAAGCCGGTGAAGACCATTCACTGGAATGGATCCTTTCAGGAGGCAGCATTTCCTGGAGAGACCTTCCCAGTGTTGGTGGAGTGCGAAGATGGTGCATGCTTCCCAGCCCATCATGTCATTGTCACTGTGCCTTTAG GTTTTCTCAAAGAACATCAGGACATCTTctttgagccaccactgcctgctGAGAAGGCAGAATCTATCAGGAAAATAGGTTTTGGAACCAATAACAAAATTTTCCTGGAGTTCAAGGAACCCTTTTGGGAACCAGGCTGCCAGTTCATCCAGGTGGTATGGGAGGACACATCACCCCTAGAGGATATGACCCCTGTGTTGCAGGATGCCTGGTTCAAGAAGCTCATTGGCTTTGTGGTCCTGCCTGCCTTTGA gTCTGCACATGTGCTCTGTGGGTTCATTGCTGGGCTAGAGTCTGAGTTTATGGAGACTCTGTCAGATGAAGAAGTGCTTTTGTCTTTAACCCAAGTCCTCCGGAGAGTAACAG GAGATCCACAGCTACCTGCACCCAGAAGCGTGCTGAGGTCTCACTGGCACAGCGCCCCATACACCTGTGGCTCTTATAGCTATGTGGCTGTGGGCAGCAATGGGGATGACATAGACCTGctggcccagcccctccctgtgGATAGTGCCCGCACCCAG cTTCAGGTGCTGTTTGCTGGGGAAGCCACGCATCGAACCTTTTATTCCACAACACACGGGGCCTTGCTGTCTGGCTGGAGGGAGGCAGACCGCCTAATCAGTCTGTGGGACTCTCAGGTGCAGCAGCCCCGGCCCAAGCTCTGA
- the Paox gene encoding peroxisomal N(1)-acetyl-spermine/spermidine oxidase isoform X2 yields the protein MEVQGGGKAEAPGGRRVLVVGGGIAGLGAAQRLCRHPAARNLQILEATARAGGRIRSERSFGGVVELGAHWIHGPSKGNPVFQLAADFGLLGEKELSEENQLVETGGHVGLPSTSCTSSGRRVSLELVAELASLFYGLIDQTREFLHATETPVPSVGEFLKREISQRMASWTEDVETKKLKGYQGLTDRLMTSLPKDTVVFNKPVKTIHWNGSFQEAAFPGETFPVLVECEDGACFPAHHVIVTVPLGFLKEHQDIFFEPPLPAEKAESIRKIGFGTNNKIFLEFKEPFWEPGCQFIQVVWEDTSPLEDMTPVLQDAWFKKLIGFVVLPAFESAHVLCGFIAGLESEFMETLSDEEVLLSLTQVLRRVTGDPQLPAPRSVLRSHWHSAPYTCGSYSYVAVGSNGDDIDLLAQPLPVDSARTQLQVLFAGEATHRTFYSTTHGALLSGWREADRLISLWDSQVQQPRPKL from the exons ATGGAGGTCCAGGGCGGCGGCAAGGCGGAGGCTCCGGGCGGCCGGCGGGTGCTGGTGGTGGGTGGCGGCATCGCGGGGCTGGGCGCGGCGCAGCGGCTCTGCCGCCACCCGGCCGCCCGGAACTTACAGATCCTGGAGGCCACGGCCCGCGCCGGGGGCCGCATCCGTTCGGAGCGCAGTTTCG GTGGCGTGGTGGAGCTGGGCGCGCACTGGATCCACGGGCCCTCCAAGGGCAACCCCGTCTTCCAGCTGGCTGCCGACTTTGGGCTTCTGGGGGAAAAAGAGTTGTCTGAGGAGAACCAGCTGGTGGAAACAGGCGGGCATGTGGGCTTGCCCTCCACATCCTGCACCAGCTCTGGGAGAAGGGtgagcctggagctggtggcagAGCTGGCTAGTCTGTTCTATGGGCTGATAGACCAGACCCGAGAATTCCTGCATGCCACAGAGACTCCGGTGCCCAGCGTTGGGGAGTTCCTCAAGAGGGAGATCAGCCAGCGGATGGCCAGCTGGACGGAGGATGTGGAGACCAAGAAGCTCAA AGGCTACCAAGGACTCACAGACCGCCTAATGACCTCCTTGCCCAAGGATACAGTGGTTTTTAACAAGCCGGTGAAGACCATTCACTGGAATGGATCCTTTCAGGAGGCAGCATTTCCTGGAGAGACCTTCCCAGTGTTGGTGGAGTGCGAAGATGGTGCATGCTTCCCAGCCCATCATGTCATTGTCACTGTGCCTTTAG GTTTTCTCAAAGAACATCAGGACATCTTctttgagccaccactgcctgctGAGAAGGCAGAATCTATCAGGAAAATAGGTTTTGGAACCAATAACAAAATTTTCCTGGAGTTCAAGGAACCCTTTTGGGAACCAGGCTGCCAGTTCATCCAGGTGGTATGGGAGGACACATCACCCCTAGAGGATATGACCCCTGTGTTGCAGGATGCCTGGTTCAAGAAGCTCATTGGCTTTGTGGTCCTGCCTGCCTTTGA gTCTGCACATGTGCTCTGTGGGTTCATTGCTGGGCTAGAGTCTGAGTTTATGGAGACTCTGTCAGATGAAGAAGTGCTTTTGTCTTTAACCCAAGTCCTCCGGAGAGTAACAG GAGATCCACAGCTACCTGCACCCAGAAGCGTGCTGAGGTCTCACTGGCACAGCGCCCCATACACCTGTGGCTCTTATAGCTATGTGGCTGTGGGCAGCAATGGGGATGACATAGACCTGctggcccagcccctccctgtgGATAGTGCCCGCACCCAG cTTCAGGTGCTGTTTGCTGGGGAAGCCACGCATCGAACCTTTTATTCCACAACACACGGGGCCTTGCTGTCTGGCTGGAGGGAGGCAGACCGCCTAATCAGTCTGTGGGACTCTCAGGTGCAGCAGCCCCGGCCCAAGCTCTGA